One part of the Ralstonia pickettii genome encodes these proteins:
- a CDS encoding alpha/beta hydrolase produces the protein MTQAPAQVTAHQALETRQRMKDGTELLVRTWLPAPDTGEPRGTVILVHGMAEHSGRYPHVAKVLTDLGLRVRAFDLRGHGKSGGPRMALDAQDNYLTDLAEIVDAAVAEWHEMPFVLGHSMGGLIVARFTTARIRPVRGVLLSSPALRVKLPPGAGIVRGLLSALAPKLAVPNPVDPAKLSHDPSIAAAYRADPLVQGTISASLLEFMLNAITQAQQDAPRLEAPMLLMAGGADSIVDPSGSRDFYANAPEDLRTLAWFDNGYHEIFNEAEPLRSEVFGKMTEWLASRI, from the coding sequence ATGACGCAAGCCCCCGCTCAGGTCACTGCCCATCAAGCACTGGAAACCCGCCAGCGCATGAAGGACGGCACTGAACTGCTGGTCCGCACCTGGTTGCCCGCGCCCGACACCGGCGAGCCGCGCGGCACCGTCATCCTCGTCCATGGCATGGCCGAACACAGCGGCCGCTATCCGCATGTGGCCAAGGTGCTCACCGATCTTGGCCTGCGCGTAAGGGCCTTCGACCTGCGGGGCCACGGCAAGAGCGGCGGCCCGCGCATGGCGCTCGACGCGCAAGACAACTACCTCACCGATCTCGCCGAAATCGTCGATGCCGCCGTCGCCGAATGGCACGAGATGCCGTTCGTGCTCGGCCACAGCATGGGCGGGTTGATCGTCGCGCGCTTCACCACCGCGCGTATCCGCCCCGTGCGTGGCGTGCTGCTGTCGTCGCCTGCGCTGCGAGTGAAATTGCCGCCCGGGGCGGGGATCGTGCGTGGCCTCCTGTCTGCGCTGGCGCCCAAGCTGGCGGTGCCCAATCCGGTGGACCCGGCCAAGCTCTCGCATGACCCGAGCATCGCCGCCGCCTATCGAGCAGACCCGCTGGTGCAGGGCACGATCAGTGCGTCGCTGCTCGAATTCATGCTCAATGCGATCACGCAGGCGCAGCAGGATGCGCCTCGCCTCGAAGCGCCGATGCTGCTGATGGCCGGTGGCGCGGATTCGATTGTCGATCCGTCAGGCAGCCGGGATTTCTATGCGAATGCGCCGGAAGATTTGCGGACCTTGGCGTGGTTCGACAACGGGTATCACGAGATCTTCAACGAAGCCGAACCGTTGCGTAGCGAGGTGTTTGGAAAGATGACGGAGTGGTTGGCTTCGCGGATTTGA
- a CDS encoding GMC family oxidoreductase, protein MDTYDYIIIGAGSAGCVLANRLTRDPDVSVLLLEAGGKDDYHWIHIPVGYLYCIGNPRTDWLYRTREEPGLNGRSLGYPRGRVLGGCSSINGMIYMRGQREDYDGWAAITGDDSWKWDAVLPLFKASENHHGGANEWHGANGEWRVEPQRLHWQVLETFIEAAVQAGIPRTSDFNRGDNFGVGYFEVNQKRGIRWNTAKGFLRPASQRPNLTIVTGAQVRALTFDGKRCTGVTYRGAGQDYTVAAREEVILSAGAINSPQLLELAGIGQPERLQALGIPVRQALPGVGENLQDHLQLRSVVKVNGVPTLNTRASNWWGKALIGMQYAFNQSGPMSMAPSQLGVFARSNPHVSRPDVEYHVQPLSLDKFGDPLHAFNAFTASVCNLRPTSRGTVHVTSADPFAAPTIAPNYLSTEEDRKVAADSLRLTRRIVAQPALAQYKPEEYLPGAAFQTDEELARAAGEIGTTIFHPVGTCRMGRADDANAVVDAQLRVRGIEGLRVVDASVMPTITSGNTNSPTIMIAEKASEMIRAARKARARGEAVPA, encoded by the coding sequence ATGGACACCTACGACTACATCATCATCGGCGCAGGCTCCGCAGGCTGCGTCCTCGCCAACCGGCTGACCCGCGACCCCGACGTTTCCGTCCTGCTGCTCGAAGCGGGCGGGAAGGACGATTACCACTGGATCCACATCCCCGTCGGCTATCTGTATTGCATCGGCAACCCGCGCACCGACTGGCTGTATCGCACGCGCGAAGAACCCGGGCTGAACGGTCGCTCGCTGGGGTATCCGCGCGGCCGCGTGCTGGGTGGGTGCTCGTCGATCAACGGGATGATCTACATGCGGGGTCAACGCGAAGACTACGACGGCTGGGCCGCCATCACCGGGGACGATTCATGGAAATGGGATGCGGTACTGCCGCTCTTCAAGGCCAGCGAAAACCACCACGGCGGTGCCAACGAATGGCACGGCGCCAACGGCGAATGGCGCGTCGAGCCGCAACGCCTGCACTGGCAGGTGCTCGAGACCTTCATCGAGGCGGCCGTGCAGGCGGGCATCCCGCGCACGAGCGACTTCAACCGCGGCGACAACTTTGGCGTCGGCTACTTCGAGGTCAACCAGAAACGCGGCATCCGCTGGAACACGGCCAAGGGCTTTCTGCGCCCGGCATCGCAGCGGCCGAACCTGACCATCGTGACGGGTGCGCAAGTCCGGGCGCTGACGTTTGACGGCAAGCGCTGCACTGGCGTGACGTATCGCGGAGCAGGGCAGGACTACACCGTGGCCGCGCGCGAAGAGGTGATCCTGTCGGCCGGCGCGATCAACTCGCCGCAATTGCTGGAGCTGGCCGGCATCGGCCAGCCGGAACGCCTGCAAGCGCTCGGCATTCCGGTGCGCCAGGCGTTGCCGGGCGTCGGAGAAAACCTGCAGGACCACCTGCAGCTGCGCAGCGTGGTCAAGGTGAACGGTGTGCCCACGCTCAACACGCGCGCCTCCAACTGGTGGGGCAAGGCCCTCATCGGCATGCAATACGCGTTCAACCAAAGCGGGCCGATGAGCATGGCGCCGTCGCAGCTGGGCGTGTTCGCGCGCTCGAACCCGCACGTGTCGCGCCCCGATGTGGAATACCACGTGCAGCCGCTGTCGCTCGACAAGTTCGGCGATCCGCTGCACGCGTTCAATGCGTTTACCGCGAGTGTGTGCAACCTGCGGCCGACCTCGCGCGGCACGGTGCATGTCACGTCCGCCGACCCGTTTGCTGCGCCGACCATCGCGCCGAACTACTTGTCGACCGAGGAAGACCGCAAGGTGGCGGCCGATTCGCTGCGCCTCACACGCCGCATCGTCGCGCAGCCGGCCCTGGCGCAGTACAAGCCGGAGGAGTACCTGCCCGGCGCGGCGTTTCAAACCGACGAAGAACTTGCCCGCGCCGCCGGCGAGATCGGCACGACCATCTTCCACCCGGTCGGCACGTGCCGCATGGGGCGCGCCGATGATGCAAACGCGGTGGTCGACGCGCAGCTGCGCGTGCGCGGGATCGAGGGCCTGCGGGTGGTCGACGCGTCCGTCATGCCGACGATTACGTCGGGCAATACCAACTCGCCGACGATCATGATTGCGGAGAAGGCGAGCGAGATGATCCGTGCCGCGCGCAAGGCCCGAGCCCGCGGTGAGGCCGTCCCGGCCTGA
- the cueR gene encoding Cu(I)-responsive transcriptional regulator, with protein MTRTDLIDKGPVNIGEAAKASGVSAKMIRYYESIGLLPPSPRTEGNYRMYDARALHVLRFIHRSRSLGFALEEIRTLLSLWNDRERASADVKAVTLRHVADLDARISELQTMRDTLMTLANACHGDDRPDCPILQSVAGEGGEGGPESDLDACCH; from the coding sequence ATGACGCGCACCGATCTGATCGACAAAGGCCCCGTCAACATTGGCGAGGCCGCAAAGGCCAGTGGCGTGTCGGCCAAGATGATCCGGTACTACGAAAGCATCGGCCTGCTGCCGCCGAGTCCGCGCACCGAAGGCAACTACCGCATGTACGACGCGCGGGCGTTGCATGTGCTGCGCTTTATCCACAGGTCGCGCTCGCTGGGTTTCGCGCTGGAAGAAATCCGCACGCTGCTTTCGCTATGGAACGACCGCGAACGGGCCAGCGCCGATGTGAAGGCCGTCACCCTGCGCCACGTGGCGGATCTCGACGCGCGCATCAGCGAGCTGCAGACCATGCGCGACACGCTCATGACGCTCGCCAATGCGTGCCACGGCGATGATCGCCCCGATTGCCCGATCCTCCAGAGCGTGGCCGGCGAGGGCGGTGAAGGCGGCCCCGAGTCCGACCTCGACGCCTGCTGCCACTGA